In Selenomonas sp. TAMA-11512, a genomic segment contains:
- a CDS encoding DUF1722 domain-containing protein — MRHKDIRRECEELWAKNKYFVLSKSHKAYLEIREYLKGTELDVLWLNEKIQETRDMKESKKDFSNAVLHIWGYFKKMQVQLKTGII, encoded by the coding sequence ATGAGACACAAAGATATAAGAAGAGAATGTGAAGAGTTATGGGCAAAAAATAAATATTTTGTACTAAGCAAATCGCATAAAGCATATTTGGAGATAAGAGAGTACTTGAAAGGAACAGAATTGGATGTTTTATGGCTAAATGAAAAAATACAGGAAACAAGAGATATGAAGGAGAGTAAAAAAGATTTTAGTAATGCCGTTCTTCACATATGGGGATATTTCAAAAAGATGCAAGTACAATTGAAAACAGGTATTATTTGA
- a CDS encoding IS3 family transposase, translating to MELSGQFPIRLLCTKTGIPRSSFYNWKKSVEHPPEQKKRLVQSIGLFQEYHGRFPSHGYRWLNAKIRLDKGIVFSDPYAHKCCKIAGIKSLCKHYSYKKEGDPSRTYPNLLLAGINITGPMECVVSDMTAFYVERTYYELTLYMDLWNDELIAHALSSKRGDRMTYLDGLQDVLAFKKQYPNQKLILHSDQGSVYASKSYNELLPMYNIVRSMSRAGTPTDNAAMEAINGWIKAELFTDFHITSPENVPAQVSDYIRFFNEERPAYALGYLTPKQYREQFAPKHEGAAP from the coding sequence ATGGAGCTTTCCGGACAGTTCCCCATCCGGCTGCTCTGTACAAAGACCGGAATCCCACGCAGCAGCTTCTACAACTGGAAGAAGAGCGTGGAACATCCACCCGAACAGAAGAAACGGCTTGTGCAGAGCATCGGATTGTTTCAGGAATACCATGGGCGCTTTCCCTCCCATGGCTACCGCTGGCTGAATGCCAAAATCCGATTGGACAAAGGAATCGTATTTTCCGATCCCTATGCCCATAAATGCTGTAAGATCGCAGGGATCAAGAGCCTTTGCAAACATTACAGCTACAAGAAGGAGGGCGATCCGTCCAGAACCTATCCGAACTTGTTGCTTGCAGGAATCAACATCACCGGCCCCATGGAATGTGTGGTGAGTGATATGACCGCCTTTTATGTGGAGCGCACATACTACGAGCTCACACTATATATGGATTTGTGGAATGACGAGCTCATTGCCCACGCGCTCTCATCCAAGCGCGGCGATCGTATGACCTACCTCGACGGCTTGCAGGACGTGCTTGCGTTCAAGAAGCAGTATCCGAATCAGAAGCTCATCCTGCACAGCGATCAAGGCTCTGTTTACGCATCCAAGAGCTACAACGAACTCCTGCCCATGTACAACATTGTCAGGTCAATGTCCAGAGCCGGCACACCGACAGACAATGCCGCGATGGAGGCGATTAATGGTTGGATCAAGGCCGAACTCTTTACAGATTTCCATATTACTTCGCCGGAGAATGTCCCCGCTCAGGTATCCGACTACATCCGCTTCTTCAACGAGGAGCGCCCTGCATATGCCCTTGGATACCTTACGCCGAAGCAGTATCGGGAGCAGTTCGCGCCAAAGCACGAAGGTGCGGCTCCTTGA
- a CDS encoding TIGR02328 family protein, which translates to MRLWHEKLIHLLPKNQLLGQHRECCALRGNGWKKKHKTVDYVFTYSPYHLFIYHVLVMEEMEKRGYNVSAEWKDKNYRGRTAEKYDNLKEEIIGSPIYKEHNIEYLADCIENLRNKGIHLKV; encoded by the coding sequence ATGAGACTATGGCATGAAAAACTTATCCACTTATTGCCCAAAAATCAGCTTCTTGGACAACATAGGGAATGTTGTGCTCTGAGGGGCAATGGATGGAAAAAGAAACATAAAACTGTGGACTATGTGTTTACATATTCACCGTATCATCTTTTTATTTACCATGTATTGGTTATGGAGGAGATGGAAAAAAGAGGATATAATGTTTCTGCGGAATGGAAAGATAAAAATTATAGAGGAAGGACAGCAGAAAAGTACGATAATCTTAAAGAGGAAATTATAGGCAGTCCAATTTACAAAGAGCATAATATTGAATATTTGGCTGATTGTATAGAAAATTTAAGAAATAAAGGTATACATTTAAAAGTATAG
- a CDS encoding GNAT family N-acetyltransferase — protein sequence MEKEAVSREILYDLSEWFGIQESVEEYIRDSQEKPFLDCYMNDESVGFVVLNATSKDCADIFVIGIKKKFHQMGIGSVLNEAYETMARKLGYAYSQVKTIQMRHYEEYDIANNFYIAMGYKELE from the coding sequence GTGGAAAAGGAAGCTGTATCAAGAGAAATATTATATGACCTTTCAGAATGGTTTGGAATACAGGAAAGCGTGGAAGAGTATATTCGTGATTCACAGGAAAAGCCTTTTCTTGATTGTTATATGAATGATGAGTCGGTTGGTTTTGTTGTATTAAATGCAACCAGCAAGGATTGTGCAGATATTTTTGTAATTGGCATAAAAAAGAAATTCCATCAAATGGGTATTGGATCAGTACTTAACGAAGCTTACGAAACTATGGCAAGGAAGCTGGGTTACGCATATTCACAGGTAAAAACGATACAGATGAGGCACTACGAAGAATATGATATTGCCAATAATTTTTATATAGCTATGGGATATAAAGAATTGGAATGA